ACTGGCCGCGCGACCAGGGTTTCCGCGTCGTGCAAGCCGAGGAGTGCTGGCATAAGTCGCTCACACCGCTGATGGAGGAAGTGCGCCAGAAGGTCGGCGGCGGGCCGGTCTATATCTCCTTTGATATCGACGGTCTCGATCCGGCCTTCGCGCCGGGCACGGGTACGCCCGAGATCGCTGGCCTGACACCGGCGCAAGGGCTGGAGATCATTCGTGGTTGCCGCGGGCTCGATATCATCGGTTGCGACCTGGTTGAGGTGTCGCCGCCCTATGACCCCCACGGAAACACGGCGCTGGCTGGGGCCAACATGCTGTTCGAGATGTTGTGTGTCTTGCCCGACGTCGTCTACCGCACGTAGCGCAATCACATCGCGTCAAAAGCGAACGGCCGGGGTCAAATGACCACCGGCCGCTGCTGGGGGGTTTGGAGGTTGGTTCGTTGCGCGTCGACGCACTCGACCCCTGTTGTTCTTAGATCTGGTTGATCAGCAGTGAGAGGACCAGCCCGGCCAACATGCCACCGACGGCAAATCCGAGGCCGTAGACCATCTGGCGAAATCCATCTGCTGCCTGGGCGGCGCTGATGTTGAAGCTCTTGTGGCTGTGGCCTTGAGCGGTAGCTTGCTGTTGCATCCCCTGGTTCCCTCTTTGGCTGCGGGCACGTGCGCTCTGTCGAGAATTGATATGGGGCATCCATGGCGCGATGTCGCGTGACCCGCGTCACAAGACACACGTCGGCCAGTGCTTACGCCCAAGACTGTGATGGTTGACATGCAACAGAGCGTGATGGCGCTCACCGCAGGCATGAGCATTTTCTGAAAAGCGATAGCAAGACGCTTCGCCCGCAACGAACTAACTACTTGTAATAAAACAAGAATATTTAGAGCAAGCTGTCCAAGGCATCTCCGTGGGTTGTCAACGACCGCCTGTCGATGAATTAGGCGTCGTCAAGGTGACGGCCATCACGACAACACGCTGCGGCTGACCAACGTCGGCGCCCGCCAACGGAAGCTGTGACGACGAGCGCAACTGCCCTGCACCGCCACTACCTGCGGAAACTCAGACCCGATCGCGCCTCAGCGCCTGGGCCATGCAGTGGATGCCGCCTCCGCCGCGGGTGAAAACGTCCATGGCGGGGTCGTAGACCTCGAAGCCCTGGGCCTTCAGCTTGTCGACCAGATCCTTGGCGTGCGCCGGCGCGAGGATCTTGTCGTCGCCCAGCGCCATCACGTTACACGCCAACGCCATGGTGTCCTGATAGTTCACCGGCACGATCTCGATGTTCTTGGCTTTCAGCCAGCTGACGATCTCCGGATCGGTCGTGTCCAGGCACACCGCGCAGAGTTTCTCGGCCAGCATGCAGACCATCAGGTCGATGTGGACATAGTGCTCGGCGATCGGTGCCAGCTTCACCTCCCAGCCTTCCTTGTCGAACCAGCGCTTCACCTGCTCTGCCGACTGCTCCTGGGTGCGCTCGCCGCAAAAACCGATCAGGACCGCGCCGGGCTCGATGACATCGAAATCGCCGCCCTCGAACGAACCGGCCGTCACCATGTCATAGATCGGGATGTCATTTTCCATATAGAAGCGCAGGACCGGGCCGTACTCGCCGCGGCGCCACCACTGCGCCATCTGCGTCACGACCGCGCCATAGGGTGTCATGAATGACGAATCGCGGGCGTAGACCTGATAGGGCAGTTCCTCATCGGGATCGAGGAAGTGCACGTTGACGCCGGCATCGTTGTAGGCGTCGACCATCTCGCGGTGTTGTTTCATGGCGAGCTGCTTGTCGAACTTGTCGCCGCGCTTCAGCGTCGCCTTAGAGATCGAACTGGTCGGCAGCCAACGGTAGTTGTCGGCCGGCCCCAGCAAGACATCACGCAGTTTCCCATACTCTGAATTGACGCCCCAATCGGTCAGTTCCTGCGTGTTTCCTTCAGGGTTGCGGCAACGAAGCGGGTTCATGGTCTGGCTCCACATTGGAAAGAAGACGGGTCTAGCGTCTGGGCAACACCGGCAACGTCTTTCTATGTCATGTCACGTTCGAACTGTCCTCTGCATACCGTCCGGCGAGATGTTTGCCAAGCCGGTCGTCGCGTGCGACGTGTAGCCCTATCTCGCATTGATGACGGCAACCCACAGATGATCAAGGAAATGGATCAATTGGCGGGGCCGCTCGAAAGGCGGAACGCCGGGCGTCTTGCCGAGCCATGCGCTTGGACGTCGTTGCGACTGCAACCGTATGGCGATATCGTGGCCAGGGGCTTGTGACCTCTAAGGTTTGTCGCTTTTGGCTATCGGGGTGTCCTATTGAAAGGCTGGGTCGGATGTTTGGCTGCGGCGGTCCTGCTTACTCTCTTGGTCGCGACGACCGCCGGTCAAACAGCGGACGAACAGCGTGAGACGGGTATCGAGCTAGCAGCAGTCCCCGACGCGTACGTCGAGAACGTCGTCGACGCCGCCAGGATCTTCTTGTCCACCTTGGACTCAGATCAAAAGGCGCAGGTTCTCTTCGACTTCGACGACAAAGCCCGCACATCCGGCAGGGATACGAGCAGCACGCCCTCGTTCTGCGCGGTTCTGGCATGGTGTGTCGGCTGGGGTCTGACACAATGCAGCTTGACCTATCCTCAACACGTCGCCTTGCAGCGTCTGTTGTCATCTGCCTTGTCCGATGCCGGCTACCAGACACTCCTTGCCATCATGAACCGGAACCGTTTGATCGGGGAGTATGAAGACGCAGGCTTGACTGGCTACACGGGTGCGGCCAAAGAGCATTGTCCTGACCTGCTGGCCCCCTCGGTCTTCCGCATTCCTGAACACTGCGTACCGGGACTTCCGACGACGGCCGACACAATCAATGTCGGAGGCAACAATCCACCGACATCCGATGGGTCGTACAGCACGGCCTGGGAATGGCCCGGCGGACCACCCGGGCTCAGTGGGCGCCACGAACAGTTCTGCGACTACACGATTGCCTTGTTCGGCGAGCCCGGTTCGGACACATGGGCCATACGCTTCGAGGGACATCACACAACGATCAATCTGACGTTCCTCAAAGACCACGAAACCGGCGCCGTTGTGGTTCAGGCGACGCCTCTGTTTCTGGGGTCATATCCTATGGTCATACCACCCCCATCTCATCCGGACGACCTGAGCGCGCAGGCAACCTGGATTTCCTCCCAGGGACTGATGGCGGAGACACTCCAGCACGTCCGCGCCTTCTTGGCCGGGCTACCGGATGACGTTCGCCAGGCTTCCTTTGTCCCCGTGGATACGTTTCACCAGACCGCTCCGCTGCAGCAAGATGTCTACCCGCCATGGCTCGTGACCGGTCTGTTGCCCGACGCGTCATTGAACCCGCCGGATCGCATGATGCAGGTAGGGATAGGCAAACTTGACGCCGCAACCATCTGGCACCTTAAACAACTGTATCGACGCTTCTTCTCGACAATGCCGCCTGACGTCGGTGATCAGTACTTGGCGATCGTTACAGATTTGCTGGCGTCCGGTGCTCCCTTGAGCGTCATGTGGGCAGGGACTGACGAAGCGGACTCTGCGCAAGATGTCTTTGTGCGGGTTGTTCTTGGCTCACTCCTGATTGAGGCCGTTGCAAACAAGCAGTGGAGTGCCCAGAACCGGCACGTCGACGTGGCCAATCACTTGCACGCCGTGTTGCGTGATCTGAGCTTCGAGTGGGACTTCGATCCTGTCAGCTCGACGGAACAGCATCACAGCGATCATTAGATGTCGCTTGCGGAACAGGAGGCCATCGAGACCAGATGACGATGTCATTCACGAAAGTGGCGCTACTGTCGATGTGTACCAGGATGTTGGTTCTACTCATGGTCCTGACTGCGCCAGTCGCACTGGCTACTGCCGATGAAACAGAACTTCCGATTGTCGCTCCGGAATCCGTTGGTCTCGATCCACAGCGCCTCGACAGGCTGACCGAGTTTTTGGAAAACGCCATCGCGGATGGCGAGATTGCCGGCGCTGTCGTGCTGGTGTCGCGGCACGGCTCGATTGCGCTTTACGAGGCCTTGGGCAAGCTCGGGCCGGCTGACGACACGCCCATGCCGAAGGACGCCATCTTTCGGATCTACTCGATGACAAAACCCATTACTGCCCTGACGGTGTTGCGCGCCGTCGAGCGTGGTGAGATCAGCCTTGTCGACAAACTAAGTCAGTACCTGCCAGCATTTGAGAACATGACGGTGCTGAACGAGCGCCACGTCAGGGGATTCAATGAGCCGGAACTTACGCGTCCCGCACTCGATCAGATTGTTCTTTTTGACCTGGTGCGGCACGCTGGCGGTTTTGGCGATGAGACGTTCTATCCGGGTTATGTCGGTGAGCAATTCAGAGCCGCCGGCATTGGCCACAACATGGAACTGACGCTGGCCGAAGCCGTCAAAAGCGCCGCTGAGATTCCGCTCCTGTATGACCCAGGAACTCACTTTAGCTATGCCGAGACGAACTTCACGGTCCTAGGCCGTGTGCTTGAGGTCGTACACGACAAGGCTATCGATGACATCTACGCCGAGGATATCTTCGGGCCTCTAGGGATGGTCGATACCGGATTCCAGATCCCGGCCGACAACGCCGATCGCCTCGCCCAACCCATTGAGCGCGCGAATGGGCCTGATGCCAATCTCGTATTCGATGCCGCGACGCCGCGCAACTATCACTCGACAGCAAACGGGCTCGTGTCCACAGCGCTCGACTACTGGCGGTTCGTGCAGATGCTGCTCGACGATGGGACCACTAAGGACGGCAATGTGTTCTTGGCGCCTGTGAGCGTCAACGCCATGTTAACCAATTCCATCTCAAACGTTGCCTTGGGCTACCATTACAATTTTGACAGCCTCATGATCGGGTGTTCCTGGGGTATCGGCATCGGCGTTTGCGGCGAGGATACCTCAAGCGCCGTCTTGTTCGGAGACAACACCTTCTTCTGGGTTGGGTACGGCGGAACATTCTTCCTGGCTAACCGCGACAGCAACTTCGCGATGTTGGTCATGATCCAACAACCCGACTATCTGGTCACTGGCTGGTCGCACCTATACAGTCTGGCGATGCAAAGCATCGTCGATTGACGAGCCGGCGACATTCCGCGACACGGAATGATGATCATGTGACAGGTCCAGATTGGCAGCGAGTTGCCGTTCGACACGAGCAGAGACCCGGTGCTTGAGTCCCGCGTTGACAAGCCGCCTGACACCCCGCGAAGATCACCTTTCCCGACATACCGCCGCACCCAGGACGGTATTGACACGACGGCCCCAACAACGGAGACCCCCATGAGCACGAACATGACCAATGGCCAGGCCCTGATGCAGCTCTTACAGGGTTACGGCATCGACACCGTGTTCGGCATGCCGGGGGTCCATACGCTGGAGTACTATCGCGGCATCGCCGATACCGAGATGAACCATGTCATGTTCCGCCACGAACAGGGCGGCGGCTTCATGGCCGACGGCTATGCCCGCATCTCCGGCAAACCGGCGGTTTGCTGCGTCATCACCGGTCCCGGCGTCACCAATATCGCGACCGCCGTCGGCAATGCCTATGCGGACTCGCAGCCAATGCTGGTGATCGCCAGCACCAACGCGACGGAGGACCTGGGCGCCGGGCGCGGCAGGCTGCACGAGATTACCGACCAGCGCGCGTCGATCGCGCCGTTGACCGCGTTTTCGCAGACCATCATGCACAGCACGTCAATTCCGTCGGCCGTCTCGCGTGCGTTCGAGGTGTTCGCCAACAGCCGGCCGCGGCCGGTGCATCTGGAACTGCCGATTGACAAGATCGCCGAGGCCGCCGAGTTCGCGGCCGATGCCAGCCCGCTTGCTGGTCGGCCCATGCCGGCGCCTGACTCGATCGAGCGGGCCGCCGCGCTGTGCAAGGGCGCCGAGCGACCCGTCATCATCGCCGGCGGCGGTGTCGTCGATCAAGGAGACGCAATTCTGGCAGTGGCCGAGCGGCTGGGCGCGGCCGTGCTGCTGACCACCGCCGCCAAGGGCGCGATCGACGAAGACCACGCGCTGAATGCCGGCAGCGGCATGTCATCGCCGTTGGTACACAGCTTCATCGGCGAATCGGACCTGGTCATCGCGGTCGGCACGGAGCTCTCGGAAACCGATACTTGGGTGCCGGGCTTCCTGCCGATCAACGGCAATCTGATCCGCATCGATATCGATGTGGAGAACCTGTCGCGCGATCTACCGCCCGATGCCGCGGTGCTGGGCGACGGCGGCGCGGCGCTCTCGATGCTGGCCGACGCCCTGTCCGCCGCCGCGAACGGGCGCGGCTTCGGCGATGGGAAAGCCATCGCCGCCTTGCGCAAGGCCGTCATCGACGAGGCGATGGCCGGTGACAAGGCCAAGAAACACGCAAAGGTGCTGGATTCGATCCGCGCCGCCCTGCCCGACAATGGCTGGCTGATCACCGACGCGACCCAACCCGGCTACATGGGCAACACCTATTACCGCACATCGACCCCGCGCAGTTACACACACCCAAGCGGCTACTGCACGCTTGGCTCGGCCATGCCGTCGGCGATCGGCGCGCGGCTCGGCGCGCCAGACCGTCCGGGCGTCACGTTGGCCGGCGATGCCGGTTTCCTGTTCACCGTTCAGGAACTCGCGACCGGTGTCGACGAAGGCGTCAGCCTGCCGATCATCCTGTGGAACAACGACGGTCTTGGCCAGATACGCGACGACATGATCGAAAAGGACATCAAGACGATAGGTGTCAGCCCACGCAATCCCGATTATCTGGCGTTGGCCAAGGCGTTTGGCGCCGAAGCCGTCGAACCAGACAGCCTCGATAGCCTGACCGGCGCCATGCGCGATGGCTTCACCGCCGGCCGCCCTGTGCTGATCCAGGTGCGCGAAGACGCCGATTATCTGAACTAGGTCGCCAAGATCGAGACCGATGCACGCCTCACATTGGTCCGATGTGAGGCGGCAGGTCTCAAGGTAAGGGGCTCTAGGTGCGGTAGCTGGTGTCGGTACGCTCGAGCCAGCGAATGATGGCGTCCCACTCGCGGTCGCCGCCCATGCCGCCAACATTGTCCGGATCACCGTAGACCGATGTCCGCTTTAGCTCCTCGTCGCCCGGCAGCAAGATATCCTGGCCCGACTGCATAACATCGACCTGCACCTTGCAACCGACCTCCAGGTTGTAAAGCGTCACAAAGGCTTCACCGACCGAGCGACCACAGGCGAGCAGGCCGTGGTTCTGCAGGATCATCGCCATGTTCTTCGGGCCTAAGTCGGCGGCCAAGGCGTCGCACTCTTCCTGGCCCGAGGTCTGGACATCCCAGTCGTGATAGGAAACATGACCATGGAAGAACATCGACTGCTGTACCAAGGGGAGCAGACCGCACTTCATGCACGAAACCGCCATGCCGGCACGGGTATGGCTGTGCAGCACCCAGTTGACGTCGGGCCTGGCCTTAAGCACCGCGTGATGTATGGCATGACCCGCGTAGTTGCAGCGATAATCACCGCGCACGACGTTGCCGTCATAGTCCAGCGTGATCAGGTTGGACGCGGTGATTTCCTCGAACAGCAATCCATAGGGGTTCAGCAGATAGAGCCCCTCTTCCGGCAGGCGCGCCGAGATGTGCGTGTAGATCAGATCGGTCCAACCATAGCGCACGAAAGCCCGGTAGAGCGCCGCCAGATTGCAGCGCAGTTCCCATTCCTCAGCACTGAACTCGGCGGGACGCAGGGCGGTGTTTGTTGCCACGATCTTGTATCCTCTTCGTATTGGAAAGTTACGCTGGTGAAGGGGTTGTAGAACATTTTTACAGCACTTTGCAACGACCATGGGGATGGCGATGAGCTTGTTGGTGACCGGCGGTACCGGGTTCGTCATGAGCAATCTGGTCCGTCATTGGCTAGAGCGCCACGAGGATCAACGGGTAGTCCTGGTCGATATCGCCGAACCGGATGCCATGGCCAGGCGTTTCTTCGAACCGGTCGCCGGCAGGCTGACCGCCGTTACCGGCGACGTCCGCAATCGCGACCTGCTGCCTGGCTTGGCGGAGGAACACGACATCGACCGCCTGGTGCACGGCGCGGCCATGACGCCGACCTCCGGCACAACCGAGGCGACCCAGGCGGCGATGATCGCCGGGGTCAACGTCATGGGAACCGTGCATGCGCTGGAACTGGCCCGCGCCCTGCCGGACTTGAAGCGCATGATCCACGTCAGCACTGGCAGCGTTTATGATACCGAAGGCCCCGCCGACGGTTCACCCTTGCCGGAAGACGGCTACGTCCGCCCCTTCCCAACCACGCTCTACCCGATCACCAAACTGACCGGCGAACTGATCGCCTCACGCTACCGCGACCTCTTTCACATCCCCCTCCACATTGCCCGGCTGGCCAGCGTCTATGGGCCGATGGACCGGTGGACGCCGGGCCGCGACTATGCCTGCGACCCCAACGTGCTCGTCCACAAGGCGGTTGCCGGCGAGCCCGTCACAATTGCCGGCGCCGAGGCGGTCGGCGACTTCATCCATTCGGGCGATGTCGCGCGCGCCATCGCCGACATGCTGGACGCACCGGCGCTGAATCATGATGTCTACAACATCGCCTATGGCGAACCGGTCACGCTCGCCGGGTTGGCCGACATCGTCGCCTCAACCGTACCGGGCTTCACCTGGTCCCCAACGACAAACGATGACGCGACGCTTACTGGGAATCCGGCGCGAAAGAGTGGAGCCTGGGGCGCCTACGACATCACGCGGCTGAAGGGCGATACCGGCTGGTCACCGCGCCCGCTGAACGACGCCATTGCGGACTACGTCGCCTGGGTGCGTGACATCGAAGAGCCGGCAGGCTGATGCAGGGCCGACCCTAATAGCCCCGGCGGCTTACCAGAGGCGTGCCCGTCAGCAGCGACACGAGATGCGCAAGCAGGACGACGATCAACACCAGGCAGACCATCTGTATGCCAAACCACGGAACCATGCGCGGCCGCCCAGGCTCCAGCGGACGGTGCGCCCGGACATAAGCGAGGACAAACAACGCGACGACCACGGCCAGCGCGATAAGGGTGACCGTCAGCGTCACGACCGGCGTCTCGCGTGCAAAGGGGTTTGCCCACCGTGAACTTGTCGCCTAGAGTCACAACACGACACGTCGCGCCGTTCTTGACAGGTCTCCATGCTGAGAAATCCGATCCCCTGGCCCAACGGGGCCCGCTGTGCTGTGGCCTTCACCTTCGACATGGACGGCGAGAGCCTGATCCATGTCAGCTATCCCGACACCGCCGACGCCAAGGTCGCCAGTACCTCTGACCTGCGCTACGGACCGGAGGTCGGTGTGCCGCGTATCCTGGATATCTACAAAAAGTTCGGGCTGCGCCAAACGTTTTTCATTCCCGGCTGGTGCATCGAAAACTATCCCGCGACCATCGAGGCGATCTTGGCCGACGGCCATGAGATCGGCCATCACGGCTGGCTTCACGGCAAGCCGAACCTGATGTCCGACAACGAAGAAGCCGATGACATCGCACGCGGCGTCGAGGCTATCGTCAAGGCCACAGGCTCCAAGCCGCGCGGTTTCCGCGCGCCGTCCTATGCCATGTCGCGCCGCACACTCGGTTTTCTGCAGGACCACGGCATGGTCTATGACGCGTCCTTGATGGGCGATGACATCCCCTATGTGGTCGAGAACGAACGCGGCAGCCTGGTTGAATTGCCCAGCCACTGGCCGCTTGATGACTGGACGCAGTACGTGACGTTCCCCGACTTCGGCGTCCGCCAACCGATCAAGGCACCGTCTGAGGCTTACAAGGTTCACGTCGAGGAGTTTGATGCCGCTTGGGAGCACGGTGCATTCTGGTGCGCGGTCTGGCATCCCTTCGTCAGCGGCCGGCTGGCGCGTGCCATGGCGATCGAACAACTCATCGAGCACATGTTGGAGAAAGGTGATGTCTGGTTCGCCCGCATGGACGAGATCGCCGATTACGTCAGTGGCTTGATCGCTGCAGGAACCTGGACGCCGCGCCGGCACGCCCTGCCGTTCTGGCCGGACGTGCCGATCCCCGCCGTCGCACCGAGACGCGCCTGAAAAAACAAAGGGAGATACCGATGGGCGACATGAAGCAGCAGCTTCTGCAGTGGATCGAAGAAGATCGCGACAAACTCATCGGCTTCTACAGCCAGTTCGTCGCCACGCCCAGCCCCAACCCGCCCGGCGATACCCGCGACGCCGTCGCCCATATCAGCACGTTCCTGCACGAGCACGACTTGGACTTCCGCCTGGTCGACCCTGAGCCGATGTTCCCCAATGTCGTCGCCAGCTTCGACGGTGACGGCGACGGCAAACATCTGGTCCTGAACGGACACATCGATGTTTTTCCCGCCGCCGACGAGGGTTGGCAGCACGGTGGCCCGTGGTCGGGCGCCATCGCCGACGACGCGGTCTGGGGGCGCGGCTCCGCCGATATGAAGTGCGGCACCAGCACGTCGATCTTCACCTACATGTATCTCAACCGCATCAAGGAATTCTTGAAGGGCAAGCTGACGCTGACCTGCGTTTCCGACGAGGAGACCTTTGGGCCCTGGGGCGCGCGCTACCTGGTCGAGCACCTGCCCGAAGTCCACGGCGATTGCTGCCTGAACGGCGAGCCGTCCAGCCCCTATTCGATCCGATTCGGCGAGAAGGGACCGTGGTGGATCAGCTTCCGCATTCGCACCAAGGGCGCCCACGGCGCCTATGTGCATGCCGGCGGCAGCGCGTCCTGGGCCGCCATGCAGTTCTGCCATGATCTGAGGGCGGTCGAAGAGATCGACACGCCGGCGCCGCACAATGTCGGCCAGGCGCTGGAAGAAGCGCGCGAGGAGACCGACCGCGCCATGGGCAAGGGCGCCAGCGACATCGTGCAAAAGGTGACGCTGAATATCGGCCGCATGGACGCCGGGCTGAAAGTGAACATGGTGCCCGACGAATGCGTGGTCGAAGCCGACATGCGCCTGCCCGTCGGCTGCGAGAAGGAACAGGTACAGAAGGTCATCGACGAGGTGCTTGCCCGCCACCCCGAAGTCGAGATGGAGGAGATGAACTACACCGCACCGTCGTGGTGCGATCCCTATGGCGAGATGGTGACGCACCTGCAGAACAACGTGGAGACGCTGCGCGGCTTCCGCCCGACGCCGGTTATCAGCCTTGGCGGCACCGATGCACGCTTGTGGCGCTATCTGGGCATCGGCGCCTATGTCTACGGCCCCTCGCCCGAGGGCATGGGCCAGCGCGACGAACACGTGCCCGTCGACGACTTCCTGCATACGGTCAAGAGCCACGTGCTGTCGGCTTATGACTACCTGACCAACGACTGACGGTTTAACCAACAACAACAAGGAGGACATCGATGCCGAGCCTGTCGGCCGATCTGATTCTGAAGAACGGACGCATCGCCACCCTGGATGATAACGAGACAATCGCTGAAGCCGTCGCCTGTTGGAACGGGCGCATCGTCACCGTTGGCTCGAACAGCGATGCTGATGCGCTAGCCGGACCCGGCACGCGCACAATCGATGTGGGCGGCAAGACGGTCATCCCCGGCATCATTGACAGCCACTGCCATCCCGATGCCCACGCCATCAACGACTACCTGTGGGAAGACGTGGGTCCGGAGGCGACCGACAGTATCGAAGCGCTTCTGAACCTGATCGATGCAAAGACCGCCGCCATGGGGCCGGGCGAGATGTTCCGCGGCCAGGGTTGGAACGATCAGAAATGCGGCGGTTACCCGACCCGCGATGAGCTCGACAAGGCCGGCAACGGCAGGCCCGTTTGGATCGGCCGCACCGACCACCACATCGCCGTCGTCAACAGCGCGACGTTCGAGCATTTCGGCGTCGCCGAAGACGTCGAGAACCCGCCCCACGGGCAGTACGATCGCGATCCCGAAACCGGCAAGCTTACCGGTCTGATGCGCGAAATGGCGGCCTGGGATTTGGAAGGTCTGATGAAGCAGGCCTATTCGGTCGATGACTACATCGCGGGCCTGAAGCAGGTCTTCCCGATGTATCACCGCCATGGCGTGACATCGCTGCACAACAGCCTGACCCAGCAGAAGGCCGTTCACGCCTATCAGCGCATGCGCGACGCCGGCGACCTCACCATGCGGATGGGCATCATCATCGACGGGCGCGACGACGACATGGTCGACGGCTACATCGGCGCTGGCATCAAGACCGGCTTCGGTGATGAGTGGATCCGCGTGGTCGGTATCGAGTGGTGCCCAGACTGCTCCGTCAGCGGCCGTACCGCCGCCTTCTACGAGCCCTATATCGGCGAGCCCGTGCCGGGCGAACCGGTGCCCAATACCGGCATGCTGCTCTATACGGCCGAAGACCTGATCCCACGCGTCAAGCGCGCCCACAAAGCGGGCCTGCGCGTCTGTGTCGAGGGCCTGGGCGACCGCGGCATCGACTTCGCGCTCGACGCCATCGAAGCGGCGCTCGAAGAAACCCCGCGCGACGATCACAGGAGCCGGGTCGAGCACTGCTGCAATGTGACCCCGGCGATCCTGGATCGGCTGACAAAGCTGGAGGTCACCGACAGTTCGGCGACCGGTTTCATGTACAGCCTGGGCGATGCCTATATCGCCAACCGCGGCGGCCAGGCGATGGAGGACATGTTCCCGCACCGTGCCCTGATCGACGCCGGCGTGCCGGCGCCCGGCCATTCCGATGCCAACGTCTGCTCGACCAACCCGTGGCTGGTCTTCTACAGCCTGGTCAACCGCAAGACCGACACCGGCCAGCCCTTCGGCCAGACCCAGAAGATCAGTGTGACCGAGGCGCTGCGCACCTACACGACACTCGGCGCCTGGACCGGTTTCGAAGAGGACCTGAAGGGCGACATCGCGCCGGGCAAGCTGGCCGACTTTGCGATTCTGAATGATGATCCCTGGTCGATGGATACAGAACAGCTGCGCGACATGGCGGTGGCGGAGACCATCGTCGGCGGCAAGACCGTGTTCGAGGGAAGTTGATACGCTTGTCGTACTACGCATCTCGTAGTAAGCTGACCCATGATTCAATCATGGGGATCGTCGGTAACCCGTCGCTTTGCCGAGTCGGGGAAGCTACGCGGGTTCGCCGGATTGGATGTGGACGCCGCTGTGGATCTTCTCGCCTCGCTAAACGCGGCGACTTCGCTGAGTGATCTGAGCCCGCTGAAAAGTGTTGGACTGCACAAGCTAAAGGGCGATCGGCGAGGCCAGTGGGCAATGACCGTTAATGGACCATGGCGAATCTGTTTTCGTTTTCGCGACGGCGACGCGTACGACGTCGAGATCGTCAACTATCACAAAGGTTAGAGCATGCTACCCGTACACCCAGGACGTATTCTCTCTCGCGAACTCAAGGCGCGCGATCTCTCAGCCAACCGACTTGCTTTGGCACTGCGTGTACCATCCGGGCGCATCACCGAGATCGTAAACGGCAAGCGAGGCATCAGCGCCGAAACGGCCTTGCGCCTCGCCGCATACTTCGGCACAGCACCTCAGTTTTGGATGAACCTGCAAAGCCAGTTCGAACTGGCTGTTGCCGAACGTGAGCTGGGGGACAGGATCAAGGCCGAAGTCGAAAACGCGGCATAGGGGATACAATGACATTACAAGCCGACCTTATCCTGCACGGCGGCAAGATCGCCACGCTGGATGAACAAGAGACGGTCGTCGACGCTGTAGCGTGCTGGCGTGGCCGCATCATCGCCACCGGCTCAAGCGACGAGGTCATGGCCTGGCGTGGTGATTCGACACGCATCACCGACCTCGGCGGTCAGACCGCCATTCCCGGGCTGATCGACAGCCATTGCCATCCGGACTCCCACGCCATCACGGCGACCTTGTGGGAGGAGGTCAAACCGAACCGCATCGGCTCGGTCGACGCCATGCTGAAGCTGGTCGCGGAGAAGACCGCCACCATGGCGGAC
The Pseudomonadota bacterium genome window above contains:
- a CDS encoding polysaccharide deacetylase, coding for MLRNPIPWPNGARCAVAFTFDMDGESLIHVSYPDTADAKVASTSDLRYGPEVGVPRILDIYKKFGLRQTFFIPGWCIENYPATIEAILADGHEIGHHGWLHGKPNLMSDNEEADDIARGVEAIVKATGSKPRGFRAPSYAMSRRTLGFLQDHGMVYDASLMGDDIPYVVENERGSLVELPSHWPLDDWTQYVTFPDFGVRQPIKAPSEAYKVHVEEFDAAWEHGAFWCAVWHPFVSGRLARAMAIEQLIEHMLEKGDVWFARMDEIADYVSGLIAAGTWTPRRHALPFWPDVPIPAVAPRRA
- a CDS encoding class II aldolase/adducin family protein yields the protein MATNTALRPAEFSAEEWELRCNLAALYRAFVRYGWTDLIYTHISARLPEEGLYLLNPYGLLFEEITASNLITLDYDGNVVRGDYRCNYAGHAIHHAVLKARPDVNWVLHSHTRAGMAVSCMKCGLLPLVQQSMFFHGHVSYHDWDVQTSGQEECDALAADLGPKNMAMILQNHGLLACGRSVGEAFVTLYNLEVGCKVQVDVMQSGQDILLPGDEELKRTSVYGDPDNVGGMGGDREWDAIIRWLERTDTSYRT
- a CDS encoding M20/M25/M40 family metallo-hydrolase, whose translation is MGDMKQQLLQWIEEDRDKLIGFYSQFVATPSPNPPGDTRDAVAHISTFLHEHDLDFRLVDPEPMFPNVVASFDGDGDGKHLVLNGHIDVFPAADEGWQHGGPWSGAIADDAVWGRGSADMKCGTSTSIFTYMYLNRIKEFLKGKLTLTCVSDEETFGPWGARYLVEHLPEVHGDCCLNGEPSSPYSIRFGEKGPWWISFRIRTKGAHGAYVHAGGSASWAAMQFCHDLRAVEEIDTPAPHNVGQALEEAREETDRAMGKGASDIVQKVTLNIGRMDAGLKVNMVPDECVVEADMRLPVGCEKEQVQKVIDEVLARHPEVEMEEMNYTAPSWCDPYGEMVTHLQNNVETLRGFRPTPVISLGGTDARLWRYLGIGAYVYGPSPEGMGQRDEHVPVDDFLHTVKSHVLSAYDYLTND
- a CDS encoding NAD(P)-dependent oxidoreductase, which codes for MSLLVTGGTGFVMSNLVRHWLERHEDQRVVLVDIAEPDAMARRFFEPVAGRLTAVTGDVRNRDLLPGLAEEHDIDRLVHGAAMTPTSGTTEATQAAMIAGVNVMGTVHALELARALPDLKRMIHVSTGSVYDTEGPADGSPLPEDGYVRPFPTTLYPITKLTGELIASRYRDLFHIPLHIARLASVYGPMDRWTPGRDYACDPNVLVHKAVAGEPVTIAGAEAVGDFIHSGDVARAIADMLDAPALNHDVYNIAYGEPVTLAGLADIVASTVPGFTWSPTTNDDATLTGNPARKSGAWGAYDITRLKGDTGWSPRPLNDAIADYVAWVRDIEEPAG
- a CDS encoding amidohydrolase family protein, yielding MPSLSADLILKNGRIATLDDNETIAEAVACWNGRIVTVGSNSDADALAGPGTRTIDVGGKTVIPGIIDSHCHPDAHAINDYLWEDVGPEATDSIEALLNLIDAKTAAMGPGEMFRGQGWNDQKCGGYPTRDELDKAGNGRPVWIGRTDHHIAVVNSATFEHFGVAEDVENPPHGQYDRDPETGKLTGLMREMAAWDLEGLMKQAYSVDDYIAGLKQVFPMYHRHGVTSLHNSLTQQKAVHAYQRMRDAGDLTMRMGIIIDGRDDDMVDGYIGAGIKTGFGDEWIRVVGIEWCPDCSVSGRTAAFYEPYIGEPVPGEPVPNTGMLLYTAEDLIPRVKRAHKAGLRVCVEGLGDRGIDFALDAIEAALEETPRDDHRSRVEHCCNVTPAILDRLTKLEVTDSSATGFMYSLGDAYIANRGGQAMEDMFPHRALIDAGVPAPGHSDANVCSTNPWLVFYSLVNRKTDTGQPFGQTQKISVTEALRTYTTLGAWTGFEEDLKGDIAPGKLADFAILNDDPWSMDTEQLRDMAVAETIVGGKTVFEGS